The following are encoded together in the Culex pipiens pallens isolate TS chromosome 1, TS_CPP_V2, whole genome shotgun sequence genome:
- the LOC120429378 gene encoding achaete-scute complex protein T3-like, giving the protein MAAAVRSMALGQNIHNILPSNSILVYQKPTMGHPGKRPIAPAPMMVSGLPQPAGLKCKPSKKFAGYCGLPYAPTPQQTVSVQRRNARERNRVKQVNNGFANLRQHIPAPVVQAHSSGGRGASKKLSKVDTLRVAVEYIRSLQKMLDENSENNHSQKSLSQMSSSSSYYGTMSEPSTASSPAPSSINEYPTMGGTTFKHEPYEIYVDPSTSPAHSYTSESTTIQQHLPGHHQIMVPGMTALSPSGNNNYLAHHHIDANHHQVMYKSEIYQDGYDSAEMSPQNPEDEELLDAITSWQEEQQQHQQQQQTFLY; this is encoded by the coding sequence ATGGCAGCAGCAGTGAGAAGCATGGCGCTCGGACAAAACATCCACAACATTCTGCCGAGCAACTCGATCCTGGTGTACCAGAAGCCGACCATGGGCCATCCCGGCAAGCGCCCGATCGCGCCGGCACCGATGATGGTGTCCGGACTTCCTCAACCCGCCGGTCTCAAGTGCAAGCCGTCGAAGAAGTTTGCCGGATATTGTGGCCTGCCGTACGCTCCGACTCCTCAGCAAACGGTGTCGGTTCAGCGTCGGAATGCCCGTGAGCGTAACCGCGTCAAGCAGGTCAACAATGGATTCGCGAACCTTCGTCAGCACATCCCGGCTCCGGTCGTGCAGGCCCACTCCAGTGGAGGTCGTGGTGCCAGCAAGAAGCTCAGCAAGGTAGACACTCTCCGTGTGGCGGTCGAGTACATCCGCAGTCTGCAGAAGATGCTCGACGAGAACAGTGAAAACAATCACAGCCAGAAGAGCCTCAGCCAGATGTCTAGCAGCAGTTCCTACTACGGCACCATGTCGGAACCCTCAACCGCTTCTTCACCTGCCCCGTCCTCTATCAACGAGTACCCCACGATGGGTGGAACCACCTTCAAGCACGAACCGTACGAGATCTACGTCGACCCGTCGACCTCCCCAGCCCACTCCTACACCTCGGAGTCTACCACGATCCAGCAGCATCTCCCGGGACACCACCAGATCATGGTCCCCGGCATGACCGCCCTCAGCCCCAGCGGCAACAACAACTACCTCGCGCATCACCACATCGACGCCAACCACCACCAAGTCATGTACAAGTCGGAAATCTACCAGGACGGCTACGACTCCGCCGAGATGAGCCCCCAGAACCCCGAGGACGAAGAACTGCTGGACGCCATCACCAGCTGGCAGGAggaacagcagcagcaccaacagcaacagcaaaccTTCCTGTACTGA